A stretch of Crossiella cryophila DNA encodes these proteins:
- a CDS encoding nSTAND1 domain-containing NTPase: MPRPELPVDPDAGELQRFAFELRRLREKAGNPSYRDLARLVHYSVSTLSEAARGRKLPSLAVTLAYVRACGGEEAEWEARWRELAKEIDQDALAGLAAEELNAPYVGLTAYGPGDADRFFGREVLVNQVLELLAVRALVVVVGASGSGKSSVLRAGVLPRLEHGVLLTPGPHPMDEVEFLLDGSRPLDAELVLVVDQFEELFTRCHDPAERQRFVTALTSAAATTDGRVKVVIGLRADFYAHCARYPELAEALQDGQILAAPMSVEQLRQAITRPAVNAGCAVETALVTRLVSEASGQPGVLPLLSHALVETWRRRRGNTLTLAGYEASGGIEGAIGQTAESVYDSFTDSQQDLARQVFLRLIELGEGTEDTKRRVARTELDTGEPELTVVLERLAQARLLTLNQDHADLAHEAIIRCWPRLREWLTEDRDGLRTARRLGEAAEEWVRLDRDPGALYRGAQLALATDWARRGPDRVLNRGEQDFLAASTAAEDKEELVQRHRDRRLRQLVALLTTLLLLTGTATGFAVWAEQRTSAQRTSALVQKAVVQAEALRATNPALSWQLRLAAYRADPARESADSLLSTSAEPFTTIIGPHSRATSATLFHPTEPLLVIGGADDDRVVRLWDVRDRHRPKLVSTMEGHHAGLHNAAWSKDGRMLATAALDRTARLWDLSDPRRPRALGLLAGHSGNVEDVDFSPDGKQLVTVAVDKTMRIWDIANPDRPQLLSVTEAHTDLIHAVGYSPVRPLLATAGWDGLVKLWDISDPRRPREIPFPGRHADGVQDTVFSADGGVLATAGTDRLIKLWDVRDPARPVELSTMAGHTQAVHALTFAPGGTALASTSGDASTRLWDITDPRKPRELAVVRGHTDAVWRASFSPDGITLATSSDDRTVKLADLRRQGLPQHGDAISSMAYSPNGRLVVTSGSDRIPAIWQITDDNLVEPVARLPEHGSPVDSVAISNDGRHLFTASLDRTVRVWDLADPARPKLLSSLVGHENAVDTVAVHPDGTLVATSSWDNRIGLWDLKDPAKPGKPIMLVEHNGDVLDVNFSPDGKLLASAGLDGTVRLWDLTDRTAPREVASLRDHPGGATGAVFSPNSKNLVTFGNDHRLQIWDITEPARASVLAEIGDSGSTVQSVAFSPDGRTLAVAGNEGLIRLHNVADPAKPAEFATLSGHSNTVYQAQFSPDGSKVASVSADRTLRIWDIDTERAAARICAMAYPRITEQQWEKYLPGLDFEPPCPG, translated from the coding sequence GTGCCGCGGCCAGAGCTGCCAGTGGATCCGGACGCAGGAGAATTGCAGCGGTTCGCCTTCGAACTGCGGCGGTTGCGGGAGAAGGCGGGGAATCCGTCCTATCGGGACCTCGCCCGGCTGGTGCACTACTCGGTGAGCACGCTCTCCGAGGCAGCGCGCGGGCGCAAACTGCCCAGTCTGGCGGTGACCCTGGCCTATGTGCGCGCCTGCGGCGGCGAGGAGGCCGAGTGGGAGGCCCGCTGGCGGGAGCTGGCCAAGGAGATCGACCAGGACGCGCTCGCCGGGCTCGCCGCCGAGGAGCTGAACGCGCCCTACGTCGGGCTCACCGCCTACGGACCCGGTGACGCCGATCGGTTCTTCGGCCGGGAAGTACTGGTCAACCAGGTGCTGGAGCTGCTCGCGGTGCGGGCGCTGGTGGTGGTCGTCGGCGCATCCGGCTCCGGCAAGTCCTCGGTGCTGCGCGCGGGGGTGCTGCCGCGGCTGGAACACGGCGTGCTGCTCACCCCTGGACCGCACCCGATGGACGAGGTCGAGTTCCTGCTCGACGGGTCCCGGCCCCTCGACGCCGAGCTGGTGCTGGTGGTGGACCAGTTCGAGGAGCTGTTCACCCGCTGCCACGACCCGGCTGAGCGGCAGCGTTTCGTCACCGCGCTGACCTCGGCCGCGGCCACCACCGACGGCCGGGTCAAGGTGGTCATCGGCCTGCGCGCCGACTTCTACGCGCATTGCGCCCGCTATCCCGAACTGGCCGAGGCCCTGCAGGACGGGCAGATCCTGGCCGCGCCGATGTCGGTGGAACAGCTCCGGCAGGCGATCACCCGCCCGGCGGTCAACGCGGGCTGCGCGGTGGAGACCGCGCTGGTCACCCGGCTGGTCAGCGAGGCGTCCGGGCAGCCCGGCGTGCTGCCGCTGCTATCGCACGCGCTGGTGGAGACCTGGCGCCGCCGCCGCGGCAACACCCTCACCCTGGCAGGCTACGAGGCCAGCGGCGGCATCGAGGGCGCGATCGGGCAGACCGCGGAGAGCGTCTACGACAGCTTCACCGACTCCCAGCAGGACCTGGCCCGGCAGGTGTTCCTGCGGCTGATCGAACTCGGCGAGGGCACCGAGGACACCAAGCGCCGGGTGGCCAGGACCGAGCTGGACACCGGCGAACCCGAGCTGACCGTGGTGCTGGAACGCCTGGCGCAGGCCAGGTTGCTCACCCTCAACCAGGACCACGCCGACCTCGCGCACGAGGCGATCATCCGCTGCTGGCCCAGACTGCGGGAATGGCTGACCGAGGACCGGGACGGCCTGCGCACCGCGCGCCGCCTTGGCGAGGCCGCCGAGGAGTGGGTGCGGCTGGACCGCGACCCCGGCGCGCTCTACCGCGGCGCGCAGCTGGCGCTGGCCACCGACTGGGCCCGGCGCGGGCCTGACCGGGTGCTCAACCGCGGTGAGCAGGACTTCCTGGCCGCCAGCACCGCGGCGGAGGACAAGGAGGAGCTGGTCCAGCGGCACCGGGACCGGCGGCTGCGCCAGCTGGTCGCGCTGCTGACCACGTTGCTGCTGCTGACCGGCACTGCCACCGGGTTCGCGGTGTGGGCCGAGCAGCGCACCTCGGCCCAGCGCACCAGCGCGCTGGTGCAGAAGGCGGTGGTGCAGGCCGAGGCGCTGCGGGCGACCAACCCGGCGCTGTCCTGGCAGCTCCGGCTGGCCGCCTACCGCGCCGATCCGGCACGCGAGTCCGCGGACAGCCTGCTGAGCACCTCGGCGGAACCCTTCACCACCATCATCGGTCCGCACTCGCGGGCCACCTCGGCCACCCTGTTCCACCCCACCGAGCCGCTGCTGGTGATCGGTGGCGCCGACGATGACCGGGTGGTGCGGCTGTGGGATGTCCGCGACCGGCACCGGCCCAAGCTGGTCTCCACCATGGAGGGGCATCACGCCGGGCTGCACAACGCCGCGTGGAGCAAGGACGGCAGGATGCTGGCCACCGCGGCGCTGGATCGCACGGCCCGGCTGTGGGACCTCAGTGATCCGCGCCGGCCGCGGGCACTCGGCCTGCTCGCCGGGCACAGCGGCAACGTCGAGGACGTCGACTTCAGCCCCGACGGGAAGCAGCTGGTCACCGTCGCGGTGGACAAGACCATGCGGATCTGGGACATCGCCAACCCGGATCGGCCCCAGCTGCTCAGTGTGACCGAGGCGCACACCGACCTGATCCACGCGGTCGGGTACAGCCCGGTCCGCCCACTGCTGGCCACCGCGGGCTGGGACGGGCTGGTCAAGCTCTGGGACATCAGCGATCCCCGGCGGCCCAGGGAGATCCCCTTCCCAGGACGGCACGCCGACGGGGTGCAGGACACCGTGTTCAGCGCGGACGGCGGGGTGCTGGCCACCGCGGGCACCGACCGGCTGATCAAGCTGTGGGACGTGCGGGATCCGGCCCGCCCGGTGGAACTGTCCACCATGGCCGGGCACACCCAGGCGGTGCACGCGCTCACCTTCGCCCCCGGCGGCACCGCGCTGGCCAGCACCAGCGGCGATGCCTCCACCCGGCTGTGGGACATCACCGACCCGCGCAAGCCGCGCGAGCTGGCCGTGGTGCGCGGGCACACCGACGCGGTCTGGCGCGCCTCGTTCAGCCCTGACGGCATCACCCTGGCCACCAGCAGCGACGACCGCACGGTGAAGCTGGCCGATCTGCGCCGCCAGGGCCTGCCGCAGCACGGCGACGCGATCAGCTCGATGGCCTACAGCCCGAACGGCAGGCTGGTGGTGACCAGCGGCTCGGACCGGATCCCGGCCATCTGGCAGATCACCGACGACAACCTGGTTGAGCCGGTGGCCAGGCTGCCCGAGCACGGCAGCCCGGTGGACAGCGTGGCGATCAGCAATGACGGCAGGCACCTGTTCACCGCGAGCCTGGACCGCACGGTCCGGGTCTGGGACCTGGCCGATCCGGCGCGCCCGAAGCTGCTGTCCTCGCTGGTCGGGCACGAGAACGCGGTGGACACGGTGGCCGTGCACCCCGACGGCACCCTGGTGGCGACCTCCAGCTGGGACAACCGGATCGGCCTGTGGGACCTGAAGGATCCGGCCAAGCCCGGCAAGCCGATCATGCTGGTCGAGCACAACGGGGACGTGCTGGATGTCAACTTCAGCCCGGACGGCAAGCTGCTGGCCTCGGCCGGACTCGACGGCACGGTCCGGCTGTGGGACCTCACCGACCGCACCGCGCCCAGGGAGGTCGCCTCGCTGCGCGATCACCCCGGCGGCGCGACCGGGGCGGTGTTCAGCCCGAACAGCAAGAACCTGGTGACCTTCGGCAACGATCACCGGCTGCAGATATGGGATATCACCGAACCGGCCCGCGCCAGCGTGCTGGCCGAGATCGGCGACAGCGGCTCGACCGTGCAGTCGGTGGCCTTCAGCCCGGACGGCCGCACCCTGGCGGTGGCGGGCAACGAGGGGCTCATCCGGCTGCACAACGTGGCCGATCCGGCCAAGCCCGCCGAGTTCGCCACCCTCAGCGGCCACAGCAACACCGTCTACCAGGCCCAGTTCAGCCCGGACGGCAGCAAGGTGGCCAGCGTGAGCGCCGACCGCACACTGCGGATCTGGGACATCGACACCGAGCGCGCGGCGGCCCGGATCTGCGCGATGGCCTATCCGCGGATCACCGAGCAGCAGTGGGAGAAGTACCTGCCGGGACTGGACTTCGAGCCACCCTGCCCGGGGTGA
- a CDS encoding 3-oxoacyl-[acyl-carrier-protein] synthase III C-terminal domain-containing protein, producing MPDPCLLAVAAELPPARVSTEDLLTAADGRLSDRLTGMLAGLGVRTRHSVLANFPEVLFAGAEPELEVPAAELGARAVRSCLAKSGVDPASIGLVLGVTSSPGRLLPSLVSDLFALLPEIPREAVALSLEYLGCSAIAKVVDTARWFLTAEPGKHVLVCFLDAITPLSPPLPGEYAHFSEVSADRRQDTVNAMHGFLFGDASVAMLLGAEGDGPVFGPVAHLTNELPEDAELGTVPDGGSDLPVVHGRRLYTLSAEVTPRGTHYATSTVRSLLATGTSGLDKPSDADPVLLHTGSNRILDGLCAEFGVDPAGAAVASSYRVLREYGNTLGCSVPLMFADPVHRAPSVGLVVAFGLSFSCGAFTVRIPDSGWRP from the coding sequence GTGCCGGACCCCTGTCTGCTCGCCGTCGCCGCCGAACTCCCACCCGCCCGCGTGTCCACCGAGGACCTGCTGACCGCCGCCGACGGCAGGCTCAGCGACCGCCTGACCGGCATGCTGGCCGGACTGGGCGTGCGGACCCGGCACTCGGTGCTGGCGAACTTCCCGGAGGTGCTCTTCGCCGGGGCCGAGCCCGAGCTGGAGGTGCCCGCCGCCGAACTGGGTGCGCGGGCGGTGCGCAGCTGCCTGGCCAAGTCCGGGGTCGATCCGGCCTCGATCGGCCTGGTGCTCGGCGTGACGAGCAGTCCTGGGCGGCTGTTGCCGAGTCTGGTGTCTGACCTGTTCGCGCTGCTGCCGGAGATCCCGCGGGAGGCGGTGGCGCTGAGCCTTGAGTACCTGGGTTGCTCGGCCATCGCCAAGGTGGTGGACACCGCGCGCTGGTTCCTCACCGCCGAACCCGGCAAGCACGTGCTGGTCTGCTTCCTGGACGCGATCACCCCGCTCTCCCCGCCGCTGCCAGGGGAGTACGCGCACTTCAGCGAGGTGAGCGCGGACCGGCGCCAGGACACCGTGAACGCCATGCACGGCTTCCTCTTCGGGGACGCCTCGGTCGCGATGCTGCTGGGCGCCGAGGGCGACGGGCCGGTGTTCGGGCCGGTGGCGCACCTGACCAACGAACTGCCCGAGGACGCCGAACTGGGCACCGTGCCCGACGGCGGCTCGGACCTGCCGGTGGTGCACGGGCGGCGGCTGTACACCCTCAGCGCCGAGGTCACCCCGCGCGGCACGCACTACGCCACCAGCACCGTGCGCTCGCTGCTGGCCACCGGGACCAGCGGGCTGGACAAGCCGTCGGATGCGGATCCGGTGCTGCTGCACACCGGCAGCAACCGGATCCTGGACGGGCTGTGCGCCGAGTTCGGCGTCGACCCGGCAGGCGCGGCGGTCGCCTCCTCCTACCGGGTGCTGCGCGAGTACGGCAACACCCTGGGTTGCTCGGTGCCGTTGATGTTCGCCGATCCGGTGCACCGCGCGCCCAGTGTCGGCCTGGTCGTCGCGTTCGGGCTCAGCTTCAGCTGCGGCGCGTTCACCGTGCGGATCCCCGACTCCGGCTGGAGGCCGTGA
- a CDS encoding SDR family oxidoreductase produces MGRAGGARSFDGGHVVITGGSSGIGLATARLLAARGARLSLLARTPARLDAAVAELRALGARALAVPVDVSDQVGVRRAIELAGAEFGPCDVLITCAGIARPGHFGELADEVFRETVDIDYFGTLWPIRAVVPEMVRRGSGSIVGVSSMLGMIGIFGYTAYAPAKFAVRGLLETLGTELRPHGVHVGCVYPPDVDTPQLAYENQFKPAETHAISGTVRPMTAEAVARAIVRGIERRTVTIVPDRQARLLTYLASVCPPLVRYLIDRKVRRARRS; encoded by the coding sequence GTGGGTAGGGCTGGGGGCGCGCGGTCGTTCGACGGCGGGCATGTGGTGATCACCGGTGGTTCCAGCGGTATCGGACTGGCCACCGCCCGGCTGCTGGCCGCCAGGGGAGCGCGGTTGTCCTTGCTGGCGCGGACGCCGGCGCGATTGGACGCGGCGGTCGCGGAGTTGCGGGCACTGGGCGCGCGGGCGCTGGCGGTGCCGGTCGACGTCAGCGACCAGGTGGGCGTGCGGCGGGCGATTGAGCTGGCGGGGGCCGAGTTCGGTCCGTGCGATGTCCTGATCACCTGTGCGGGGATCGCCCGGCCTGGGCATTTCGGCGAGCTGGCGGACGAGGTTTTCCGGGAGACCGTGGACATCGACTACTTCGGCACGCTGTGGCCGATCCGGGCGGTGGTGCCGGAGATGGTGCGGCGGGGGTCGGGGTCGATCGTCGGGGTGTCCTCGATGCTGGGGATGATCGGGATCTTCGGGTACACCGCCTACGCCCCGGCCAAGTTCGCGGTGCGCGGGCTGCTGGAGACGCTGGGCACCGAGTTGCGGCCGCACGGGGTGCACGTGGGCTGCGTGTACCCGCCTGACGTGGACACGCCGCAGCTGGCGTATGAGAACCAGTTCAAACCCGCCGAGACGCACGCGATCAGCGGTACCGTGCGGCCGATGACCGCCGAGGCGGTGGCCAGGGCGATCGTGCGCGGGATCGAGCGGCGGACCGTCACCATCGTCCCGGACCGGCAGGCTCGGTTGCTGACCTACCTGGCCAGTGTCTGCCCGCCGCTGGTCCGGTACCTGATCGACCGCAAGGTGCGTCGCGCTCGGCGGAGCTGA
- a CDS encoding nuclear transport factor 2 family protein, producing MELAGYLRYVAAFNSQDWDLVHREFYAEDIEVRFPIAAFAGAAASLDWFRLAHEALVEVLVPRRIEFAHGGREIVADLDVRFIALGETGFAPGLSPARHGDTVDVPMRAVYRLDAADRISHLSVVFTGPPAPGRIG from the coding sequence ATGGAACTCGCCGGATACCTGCGCTATGTCGCGGCGTTCAACAGCCAGGACTGGGACCTGGTGCACCGCGAGTTCTACGCCGAGGACATCGAGGTGCGCTTCCCGATCGCCGCCTTCGCCGGCGCGGCGGCGTCCCTGGACTGGTTCCGGCTGGCACACGAGGCGCTGGTCGAGGTGCTGGTGCCGCGGCGGATCGAGTTCGCACACGGCGGGCGGGAGATCGTGGCCGACCTGGACGTGCGGTTCATCGCGCTGGGCGAGACCGGGTTCGCGCCGGGGCTGAGCCCGGCCCGCCACGGCGACACCGTCGACGTCCCGATGCGGGCCGTCTACCGCCTCGACGCGGCGGACCGGATCAGCCACCTCTCGGTGGTCTTCACCGGTCCGCCCGCGCCGGGCCGGATCGGCTGA
- the lnt gene encoding apolipoprotein N-acyltransferase translates to MEVAGVVAGLRRVTARTTPPAGTPSPRRDWLLRVPAAIGAGVALYFSFPPYQFWWLAPIAIAVYGLVLHERSKRAATGYSLLFALSFFLLHLLWLQDFLGRDLGPWPWLGLSLVMALYLTAAGALMPLVARLPAAPVWLALLFVLSEAVRGRFPYGGFPWGKLAFGQVEGPLLGLAALGGVPLVSFAVALLGFSLSALILRARTTVSARGWVGLAIPVVLPVVAALAAWPLVGVEAQTGTRTIAVVQGNAPDVGIRLLGELPTIRRNHLQTSRELAAAIRAGTSPKPDLVVWPESTTGFNGPDPTIDAAVAELGVPTLIGGLYRVPAGQENAYVSWDPVTGQGPRYVKQQLVPFSEFIPLREIARLFSPFTDNADLIAGTRPGVLTAAGTPLGVAICYEVAYDYVLRENVDNGAQLLIVPTNNAWFGRGDMTYQQLAMARLRAVEHGRAVVVAATSGVSATIRPDGTVLRSLDMYTPGTLTETLPLRTSTTIADRLGRWTEIAMVLLALLAVAAGIRRGVRERRAD, encoded by the coding sequence GCGCGGACAACACCGCCCGCCGGGACGCCTTCCCCTCGCCGGGACTGGCTGCTGCGGGTGCCCGCCGCCATCGGCGCGGGCGTGGCGCTCTACTTCAGCTTCCCGCCGTACCAGTTCTGGTGGCTGGCCCCGATCGCGATCGCCGTCTACGGCCTGGTCCTGCACGAGCGGTCCAAGCGCGCGGCCACCGGCTACAGCCTGCTGTTCGCCCTCTCCTTCTTCCTGCTGCACCTGTTGTGGCTACAGGACTTCCTCGGCCGCGACCTCGGTCCGTGGCCCTGGCTGGGCCTGTCCCTGGTGATGGCGCTCTACCTCACCGCGGCCGGTGCGCTGATGCCGCTGGTCGCCCGGCTGCCCGCGGCGCCGGTGTGGCTGGCGCTGCTGTTCGTGCTCTCCGAGGCGGTCCGCGGCCGGTTCCCCTACGGCGGCTTCCCGTGGGGCAAGCTGGCCTTCGGGCAGGTCGAGGGGCCGTTGCTCGGCCTGGCCGCGCTCGGCGGGGTGCCGCTGGTGTCCTTCGCCGTGGCCCTGCTCGGTTTCAGCCTGTCCGCACTCATCCTGCGGGCCCGCACGACCGTCTCCGCGCGGGGCTGGGTTGGTCTGGCCATCCCAGTGGTGCTGCCGGTGGTCGCCGCGCTGGCCGCCTGGCCGCTGGTCGGGGTGGAGGCCCAGACCGGCACCCGCACCATCGCGGTGGTGCAGGGCAACGCCCCCGACGTCGGCATCCGGCTGCTCGGCGAACTGCCCACCATCCGCCGCAACCACCTGCAGACCAGCCGCGAACTGGCCGCCGCCATCCGCGCGGGCACCTCGCCCAAACCCGACCTGGTCGTCTGGCCCGAGTCCACCACCGGCTTCAACGGCCCCGACCCGACCATCGACGCCGCCGTCGCCGAACTCGGCGTGCCCACCCTGATCGGCGGCCTGTACCGGGTGCCTGCCGGGCAGGAGAACGCCTACGTCAGCTGGGATCCGGTCACCGGCCAGGGCCCCCGCTACGTCAAACAGCAGCTCGTGCCGTTCTCCGAGTTCATCCCGCTGCGCGAGATCGCCCGCCTGTTCTCCCCCTTCACCGACAACGCCGACCTGATCGCGGGCACCCGCCCCGGCGTGCTCACCGCCGCGGGCACCCCGCTCGGCGTGGCCATCTGCTACGAGGTCGCCTACGACTACGTGCTGCGCGAGAACGTGGACAACGGCGCCCAGCTGCTCATCGTGCCCACCAACAACGCCTGGTTCGGCCGCGGCGACATGACCTACCAGCAGCTGGCCATGGCCCGGCTGCGCGCGGTGGAACACGGCCGCGCGGTGGTGGTCGCGGCCACCAGCGGCGTCAGCGCCACCATCCGCCCGGACGGCACCGTGCTGCGGTCCCTGGACATGTACACCCCCGGCACCCTCACCGAGACCCTGCCACTGCGCACCTCCACCACCATCGCCGACCGGCTGGGCCGGTGGACGGAGATCGCGATGGTGCTGCTGGCGTTGCTGGCGGTGGCGGCCGGGATCCGGCGCGGGGTGCGGGAGCGGCGCGCGGACTAG